The Anguilla anguilla isolate fAngAng1 chromosome 4, fAngAng1.pri, whole genome shotgun sequence genome has a window encoding:
- the pign gene encoding GPI ethanolamine phosphate transferase 1: MNMITFFIVGLVVHVVFFISIFDIYFTSPLVHGMTPQHVPLPPPAKRLVLFVADGLRADSLFKPDVNGTISAPYIRSIMKEKGSWGVSHTRVPTESRPGHVALIAGFYEDVSAVAKGWKENPVEFDSVFNESRHTWCWGSPDILPMFAKGASGDHVYTHTYSAEDEDFAATDASKLDTWVFDKVKAFFSSAKENETLFSRLHGEHNVFFLHLLGIDTNGHAHRPLSRECIENTKLVDAGVEEIVSVIEDFYGNDGRTAFVFTSDHGMTNWGSHGAGHPSETLTPLVAWGAGVQTAQKVTSQSFDDQFLQEWNLENLKRVDVNQADIAPLMSSLIGVPIPLNSVGVLPLHYLDNTELFKAESMYANSIQILEQFKVKMAQKKETTLSFLFTPYHLLAESKQLDFVRHARSLIQQGKYDEAIILCDTMISEAMRGLSYYHTYDRFFLGSSVVLGFVGWTSYVILVILKTHASLRKPHAHRDPILARSLGRVFLCVGVLVTFFLLIQSSPWTYYIYCLLPVPVWYSVFKEFGTIADLISSAPSLPLIKCFGYFVVVILGIELLVVSFFYRAMLTLGLVVLSVWPIVSQLYTQAKVRSLGWVLGCLFLAAFPLMPVVGREPNMHLVTCAGAATLLSSACFLWSSRRSTPLQWRDCQLYISQMIHVALCAYVLNSTHSSLKLKQGLPLFSQIVSWTTLVSSFVVPLLSSTHLFQRLLSISLSLVTTYLLLSTGYEALFPPMLCWLMFVWINIEQEAMNAQGVSTKLELSRIDFSENIDITKIRQLSLDDIRRSYFFVFFIITAFFGTGNIASINSFDPASVYCFLTVFNPFIMGALMMWKVLIPFVIVMCTFETIQVSTQLSSRSLFLIVLVISDLMALHFFFLVQDYGSWLDIGTSISHYVIVMSMTIFLMLLSIMSRVLTSKRIYIGRRRKMHFT, encoded by the exons ATGaacatgattacatttttcatagtGGGCCTCGTTGTCCATGTTGTCTTCTTCATCTCCATATTTGACATCTACTTCACTTCTCCTCTGGTGCATGGAATGACCCCTCAGCatgttcccctccctcctccagccAAGCGTCTGGTATTGTTTGTGGCAGATGGCCTAAGAGCAGACAGCCTTTTTAAGCCTGATGTCAATGGGACAATAAGTGCACCTTACATAAG GAGTATAATGAAAGAGAAGGGTAGTTGGGGTGTCTCCCACACCCGCGTTCCCACTGAGTCTCGTCCAGGCCATGTGGCTCTGATAGCTGGGTTTTATGAAGATGTCAGTGCTGTTGCTAAAG GCTGGAAAGAAAACCCTGTAGAGTTTGACTCTGTGTTCAATGAGAGCAGACACACTTGGTGCTGGGGGAGTCCGGACATTCTGCCCATGTTTGCCAAAG GTGCCAGTGGAGACCACGTTTATACCCACACATACTCTGCAGAGGATGAGGACTTTGCGGCCACAGATGCCTCTAAACTGGACACATGGGTCTTTGACAAAGTGAAG GCCTTCTTCAGCTCAGcgaaagaaaatgaaaccctGTTCTCAAGACTGCATGGAGAACACAATGTGTTCTTCTTGCACTTACTCGGAATAGACACTAATGGACATGCCCACAGACCTTTGTCAAG gGAATGTATAGAAAATACTAAACTTGTTGATGCTGGAGTTGAAGAGATAGTCTCTGTGATTGAAGACTTCTATGGAAATGATGGAAGGACAGCATTTGTTTTCACGTCTGATCACGGCATGACAAATTGGG GGTCCCATGGAGCTGGCCACCCCTCTGAGACACTCACCCCTCTAGTggcctggggggcaggggtCCAGACAGCCCAGAAAGTCACTTCACAGAGCTTTGATGACCAGTTCCTGCAAG aGTGGAATCTTGAAAACCTTAAAAGAGTGGATGTTAATCAG GCTGACATAGCCCCCCTGATGTCCTCTTTAATTGGTGTGCCTATTCCCTTAAATTCTGTG GGTGTCCTACCATTGCATTACTTGGATAACACCGAACTCTTCAAAGCAGAAAGCATGTATGCAAATTCTATTCAGATATTGGAGCAATTCAAG GTCAAGATGGCCCAGAAAAAGGAAACAACGTTATCATTTCTTTTCACTCCTTACCA CTTGCTCGCTGAATCCAAACAGCTGGATTTTGTTCGACATGCAAGATCACTGATCCAGCAAGGGAAATACGATGAAGCT ATCATTCTATGCGACACCATGATCTCGGAGGCCATGCGGGGCCTGTCCTACTACCACACCTACGACCGCTTCTTCCTGGGCTCCAGCGTGGTGCTGGGCTTCGTGGGCTGGACCTCCTATGTCATCCTGGTCATCCTGAAGACCCACGCCAGCCTGCGCAAGcctcacgcacacagagaccCG ATCTTGGCCAGAAGCCTTGGGAGAGTGTTCCTCTGTGTGGGAGTGCTGGTCACATTTTTCCTGCTTATCCAATCCAGCCCCTGGACCTACTACATCTACTGCCTGCTGCCGGTGCCTGTGTGGTACTCAGTGTTTAAAGA GTTTGGAACAATTGCAGATCTGATAAGCTCTGCTCCCTCATTACCGTTAATCAAATGCTTTGGATATTTTGTGGTGGTGATTCTTGGGATTGAGCTTTTG GTTGTCAGCTTTTTCTACCGGGCTATGCTGACTCTTGGACTTGTTGTGCTGTCAGTGTGGCCTATTGTATCCCAACTGTATACACAAGCAAAG GTCCGGTCGCTGGGCTGGGTCCTGGGCTGTCTGTTTCTGGCCGCGTTCCCCCTGATGCCCGTGGTGGGGCGGGAGCCCAACATGCACCTCGT GACCTGCGCTGGCGCTGCCACCCTCCTGTCGTCTGCCTGTTTCCTGTGGTCGTCACGGAGAAGCACACCCCTGCAGTGGAGGGACTGCCAGCTGTACATCTCTCAG ATGATCCACGTGGCCTTGTGTGCCTATGTTCTGAACAGCACTCACTCCAGTCTGAAACTGAAGCAAGGTTTGCCACTATTCAGCCAGATCGTCAGCTGGACAACACTCG TCTCCTCTTTTGTGGTGCCACTGCTGAGCTCCACCCACCTGTTCCAGCGCCTGCTGAGTATTTCACTGTCCCTGGTGACCACCTACCTCCTCCTCAGCACGGG CTATGAGGCTCTGTTCCCCCCAATGCTGTGCTGGCTGATGTTTGTGTGGATCAACATTGAGCAAGAGGCCATGAATGCTCAAGGTGTCTCTACCAAACTGGAG CTCTCCCGAATTGATTTCTCTGAAAATATTGACATTACCAAGATCAGACAACTGAGTCTGGACGACATCAGAAGATCCTATTTTTTT GTTTTCTTCATAATAACAGCATTCTTTGGCACAGGGAATATAGCCTCCATTAACAG TTTCGACCCTGCATCTGTGTACTGCTTCCTGACAGTGTTCAACCCTTTCATCATGGGGGCACTGATGATGTGGAAG GTTTTGATACCCTTTGTAATCGTGATGTGCACGTTTGAAACCATTCAGGTCTCAACACAGCTCTCCTCAAGAAG CCTGTTCCTGATTGTGCTTGTTATCTCTGATTTGATGGCATTG CACTTCTTTTTCTTGGTTCAAGATTATGGGAGTTGGCTTGACATTGGCACCAG CATCAGCCATTACGTCATTGTGATGTCCATGACCATCTTCCTGATGCTGCTGAGTATAATGTCACGTGTCCTGACATCCAAGAGGATCTACATTGGCCGGAGGAGGAAAATGCACTTTACATGA